A genome region from Gigantopelta aegis isolate Gae_Host chromosome 3, Gae_host_genome, whole genome shotgun sequence includes the following:
- the LOC121367305 gene encoding uncharacterized protein DDB_G0271670-like, with product SSSSSSSSSSSGSSIGSSNSTIRSSSRSSSSSGSSSSSINSSSSSSNSSSSSSDSSSSSNSSTSSSTSGSSTSSNSSSSNSSSSSNSSSSSSSSSRSSSSSNSSSSSSNSSSNSSSGNSSRSSSSSNSSSSGSGSGSGSGSGSGSGSGSVGGSGSGSGSSSSGNSSRSSSSSNSSNSSNSSSSSNSSSSNSSSSSSSSNSSISGSGSGSGSGSGSVGG from the coding sequence agtagtagtagcagtagcagcagtagtagtagtggtagtagtattggtagtagtaatagtactattcgtagcagcagcagaagcagcagtagcagcggcagcagtagtagtagtattaatagtagtagtagtagtagtaatagtagtagtagtagtagtgatagtagtagtagtagtaatagtagtactagtagtagtactagtggtagtagtactagtagtaatagtagtagtagtaatagtagtagtagtagtaatagtagtagtagtagtagtagtagtagtagaagtagtagtagtagtaatagtagtagtagtagtagtaatagtagtagtaatagtagtagtggtaatagtagtaggagtagtagtagtagtaatagcagtagtagcgGTAGCGGCAGCGGCAGcggcagtggcagtggcagtggcagtggtaGTGGCAGTGTTGGTggtagtggcagtggcagtggcagtagtagtagtggtaatagtagtaggagtagtagtagtagtaatagtagtaatagtagtaatagtagtagtagtagtaatagtagtagtagtaatagtagtagtagtagtagtagtagtaatagcagtattAGCGGCAGcggcagtggcagtggcagtggtaGTGGCAGTGTTGGTGGT
- the LOC121368456 gene encoding uncharacterized protein DDB_G0271670-like, whose protein sequence is MPGGCLEVQRLHLWKKSRQIFTSSSSSSSNSSSSTSNSSSSNSSSSTSNSSSSSSSSSSNSSGSSSGSSSSSGSSSGSISSSSSSSSSSSSSSSTSTSSSSSSSSSNSSSSSSSSSSTSSSSNSSSNSSSTSSSSSSNSIISSNSSSNSSSSSNCSSSSSSSNSSSNSCSSSSSNSSSSNNNSSSSSNNSSSNSSSSNSSSSCSSSSSSDSSSSSSSSNSSSSSSSNNNSSSNSSSSNNSSSSSSN, encoded by the exons ATAtttaccagtagtagtagtagtagtagtaatagtagtagtagtactagtaatagtagtagtagtaatagtagtagtagtactagtaatagtagtagtagtagtagtagtagtagtagtaatagtagtggtagtagtagtggtagtagtagtagtagtggtagtagtagtggtagtat tagtagtagtagtagtagtagtagtagtagtagtagtagtagtagtactagtactagtagtagtagtagtagtagtagtagtaatagtagtagtagtagtagtagtagtagtagtactagtagtagtagtaatagtagtagtaatagtagtagtactagtagtagtagtagtagtaatagta taattagtagtaatagtagtagtaatagtagtagtagtagtaattgtagtagtagtagcagtagtagtaatagtagtagtaatagttgtagtagtagtagtagtaatagtagtagtagtaataataatagtagtagtagtagtaataatagtagtagtaatagtagtagtagtaatagtagtagtagttgtagtagtagtagtagtagtgatagtagtagtagtagtagtagtagtaatagtagtagtagtagtagtagtaataataatagtagtagtaatagtagtagtagtaataatagtagtagtagtagtagcaat